The following are encoded in a window of Strix uralensis isolate ZFMK-TIS-50842 chromosome 30, bStrUra1, whole genome shotgun sequence genomic DNA:
- the LOC141935982 gene encoding THAP domain-containing protein 8-like isoform X1 has product MATYVRADVIRRSVTFAGSGHAQVVARPALLQRGGTGPAARPLPQLLFPLHDAPRLRRWLAQMRRENWLPTRHQHLCSDHFEPSCFQYRWGVRYLRPDAVPTIFPCSPTEKLSTQPKQPLSGTEPVPPAQPLVPKSTSPEPGVTKPGDNPEVVPGHTVITQVPPQPPAVPVLPYFEAVAPPETVISSALTVPIVSTVPIVSRAAPAPLSPPDELSTEELVAVAMVLQRKVKVLQQRRRRHRARLAAMEGLVEQLRRDSLVSEERLKLACLQPVTPDPAGAVTIICQEEEEAALVYGGTSCGLGLAGPL; this is encoded by the exons ATGGCGACGTACGTGCGTGCTGACGTAATACGGCGCAGCGTCACGTTTGCCGGCAGCGGCCATGCCCAAGTAGTGGCGCGCCCCGCACTGCTCCAACGCGGCGGGACAGGTCCGGCCGCTCGGCCGCTGCCTCAGCTTCT GTTCCCGCTGCACGACGCGCCACGGTTGCGCCGGTGGCTGGCACAGATGCGCCGGGAGAACTGGCTGCCCACCCGCCACCAGCACCTCTGCAGCGACCACTTCGAGCCCTCCTGCTTCCAGTACCGCTGGGGCGTGCGCTACCTGCGGCCCGACGCTGTCCCCACcatcttcccctgcagccccacg GAGAAACTCAGCACCCAGCCTAAGCAGCCCCTCAGCGGCACAGAGCCGGTGCCGCCGGCCCAACCCCTCGTCCCCAAATCCACCAGCCCAGAACCGGGCGTGACAAAACCTGGGGACAACCCCGAGGTGGTCCCTGGCCACACCGTCATCACCCAGGTGCCCCCCCAACCTCCCGCCGTGCCAGTGCTGCCATATTTCGAAGCCGTGGCCCCTCCGGAAACGGTCATTTCGTCGGCTTTAACTGTGCCCATCGTTTCCACCGTCCCCATCGTGTCCCGAGCGGCCCCAGCGCCGTTGTCGCCGCCAGATGAGCTGAGCACCGAGGAGCTGGTGGCCGTGGCCATGGTGCTGCAGCGGAAGGTGAAGGTGctgcagcagcggcggcggcggcaccgcgctCGGCTGGCGGCCATGGAGGGGCTGGTGGAGCAGCTGCGCCGCGACAGCCTCGTCTCTGAGGAGCGGCTCAAGCTG GCGTGTTTGCAGCCGGTGACGCCGGATCCCGCCGGTGCCGTCACCATCATctgccaggaggaggaagaggcggCGTTGGTCTACGGAGGGACGAGCTGCGGCCTCGGCCTGGCCGGGCCGttgtaa
- the LOC141935982 gene encoding THAP domain-containing protein 8-like isoform X2, giving the protein MRRENWLPTRHQHLCSDHFEPSCFQYRWGVRYLRPDAVPTIFPCSPTEKLSTQPKQPLSGTEPVPPAQPLVPKSTSPEPGVTKPGDNPEVVPGHTVITQVPPQPPAVPVLPYFEAVAPPETVISSALTVPIVSTVPIVSRAAPAPLSPPDELSTEELVAVAMVLQRKVKVLQQRRRRHRARLAAMEGLVEQLRRDSLVSEERLKLACLQPVTPDPAGAVTIICQEEEEAALVYGGTSCGLGLAGPL; this is encoded by the exons ATGCGCCGGGAGAACTGGCTGCCCACCCGCCACCAGCACCTCTGCAGCGACCACTTCGAGCCCTCCTGCTTCCAGTACCGCTGGGGCGTGCGCTACCTGCGGCCCGACGCTGTCCCCACcatcttcccctgcagccccacg GAGAAACTCAGCACCCAGCCTAAGCAGCCCCTCAGCGGCACAGAGCCGGTGCCGCCGGCCCAACCCCTCGTCCCCAAATCCACCAGCCCAGAACCGGGCGTGACAAAACCTGGGGACAACCCCGAGGTGGTCCCTGGCCACACCGTCATCACCCAGGTGCCCCCCCAACCTCCCGCCGTGCCAGTGCTGCCATATTTCGAAGCCGTGGCCCCTCCGGAAACGGTCATTTCGTCGGCTTTAACTGTGCCCATCGTTTCCACCGTCCCCATCGTGTCCCGAGCGGCCCCAGCGCCGTTGTCGCCGCCAGATGAGCTGAGCACCGAGGAGCTGGTGGCCGTGGCCATGGTGCTGCAGCGGAAGGTGAAGGTGctgcagcagcggcggcggcggcaccgcgctCGGCTGGCGGCCATGGAGGGGCTGGTGGAGCAGCTGCGCCGCGACAGCCTCGTCTCTGAGGAGCGGCTCAAGCTG GCGTGTTTGCAGCCGGTGACGCCGGATCCCGCCGGTGCCGTCACCATCATctgccaggaggaggaagaggcggCGTTGGTCTACGGAGGGACGAGCTGCGGCCTCGGCCTGGCCGGGCCGttgtaa